The sequence TCGTCTGGATCCACGACTACCACCTCCTCGCGCTCCCGACCTTCCTCCGCAAGCGCTTCCCGCGAGCCAAGGTCGGATTCTTCCTCCACTCACCTTTCCCCTCGTCGGAGATCTTCCGCACCATCCCCGTGCGGGATGACCTCGTCCGCGCCCTCCTCAACGCCGACCTCGTCGGCTTCCACACCTTCGACTACGCGCGGCACTTCCTGACCGCGTGCTCGCGGCTGCTCGGACTCGACTACCAGTCCAAGCGCGGCTACATCGGCATCGAGTACTACGGCCGCACCGTCACGGTCAAGATTCTCCCCGTCGGGATCGACATGGGCCAGCTCAGATCGGTGGTCTCGGCGCCGGAGACGGAGGATGCGGTGCGGCGGGTGACCGAGGCGTACAAGGGGCGGCGCCTCATGGTCGGCGTCGACGACGTCGATCTGTTCAAGGGGATCGGGCTCAAGTTCCTGGCGATGGAGCAGCTGCTCGTGGAGCACCGGGAGCTCCGCGGCCACGCCGTGCTCGTGCAGATCGCCAAccctgcgcgcagcgaggggcgcGACGTGCAGGGCGTGCAGGACGAGGCCAGGGCCATCAGCGCCCGGGTCAATGCGCGCTTCGGCACCCCCGGGTACACGCCGATCGTGCTCATCGACGCCCCGGTGACGCCGCAGGAGAAGGCTGCCTACTACGCGGCTGCCGAGTGCTGCGTCGTCAGCGCCGTCCGCGACGGGCTCAACCGGATCCCCTACATCTACACGGTGTGCCGGCAGGAGAGCACCGCGCTCGGAGACGACTCGCCCAAGCGGAGCGTCATCGTGCTCTCGGAGTTCGTCGGTTGCTCCCCGTCCCTGAGCGGCGCGATCCGCGTCAACCCGTGGAGCGTGGAGTCCGTGGCGGAGGCCATGAACGCCGCGCTGCGGATGCCGGAGGCCGAGCAGCGGCTGCGGCACGAGAAGCACTACAAGTACGTGAGCACCCACGACGTCGCCTACTGGGCGCGGTCCTTCGACTCGGACCTGCAGCGCGCCTGCAAGGACCATTTCTCGCGCCGGCATTGGGGGATCGGCTTCGGCATGAGTTTCAAGGTGGTGGCCCTTGGCCCGAATTTCCGGCGCCTCTCCGTGGAGCACATTGTCCCGTCGTATCGGAGGACGGATAACCGGCTGATTCTCCTGGACTACGACGGCACCGTGATGCCGGAGAACTCCATCGACAGGACGCCGAGCAGTGAGGTCATTTCTGTGTTGAATCGTCTGTGCGAGGACCCCAAGAACAGAGTGTTCATCGTAAGCGGACGGGGGAAGGACGAGCTGAGCAGGTGGTTCGCCCCCTGCGAGAAGCTGGGCATCGCCGCGGAGCACGGTTACCTCACAAGgtaaagaaggaaaaatcttactAGTACACTGTTCCACCGGCGAAGATCTGCTAGTAGTTGGTACCACGTTTGCTTTGCTTGGATTTGGGTTCTTACTGTTCCAGATTCGGTCCATAGAATAGAATTATTACGAATTAAGCAATGGTACTCGTACGACTGCAATCCGCACATTTAAGGAAAACATTTCACTGACCGACATGTCTAGATTCCGAGCTAGTGCAATGCCTACTGTAGATCATtgctagcagtagcagtagtgccAATCACTTTTGTTTACAGCTTACAAAAGAGCATTCCTGTTGGGCTGTTCCTAACGTGCAGTAGGGTGGTACGATGACCGGTCACCGACTCTTGTGGCTGCAGGTGGAGCAGGGACGCGCCATGGGATACCTCCGGGTTGGCCGCCGACTTCGACTGGAAGAAGACCGCGGAGCCGGTGATGCAGCTGTACACGGAGGCAACAGATGGCTCCTACATCGAGCACAAGGAGAGCGCCATCGTGTGGCACCACCACGAGGCGGATCCGGACTTCGGTTCCTGCCAGGCCAAGGAACTGCTCGACCATCTCGAGAACGTGCTGGCCAACGAGCCCGTGGTGGTGAAGAGAGGCCAGCACATCGTCGAGGTTAACCCCCAGGTGAGCGGCGAGCCGGATGCGTGTCTTTTTTTTCTCTTTCTGCTCATTAATTTATTCCATAGCTGCTGCTGTTCGTTGGCTGTTCATTCAGTTCACTTTTTTTTTTCTGGATGTGTATGAATCATGCCCACCGACTAGACGTAGCTGTCAAACAAAAAATGCATCGGATAAGGATCGATCCGATCCAATCCAATCCACTACATGCATGGCTGGGACAATCTGTATCTTCTGCACAAATAGAATGTGAATCAGCATGGACCATTCCCGTGTGGCCTGGGAAATCCACGGTCTTTTTAATTGTGCCCCTCCCCCCTCCGAAAGCAACCTGCCACGCAACTGAACCATCATCCATTTGTCCGCAATCACAATTGGGAAATTCCTGGGACTGGCGAGAGAGGGGGAGAGCAGCAAATGGCATAAATAACACGCGTGAAAATATCTCCGTGCTGTCGTGCAGGGCATCAGCAAAGGCGTGGTAGTGGACAGCCTCCTGTCGTCGATGGTGAGGACGGGGAAGCCGCCGGACTTCGTGCTGTGCATCGGCGACGACCGGTCGGACGAGGACATGTTCGAGAGCATCGTGTGCCCGGCCTCCAACAGCGGCGTGAAGCTGCCGGCCAGCAGCGAGGTGTTCGCGTGCACGGTGGGCAAGAAGCCGAGCATGGCCAGGTACTACCTGGACGACACGGTGGACGTGGTCAAGATGCTGGACGGCCTGGCCAGCGCGCCGTCGCAGCAGCGGTCCAGGCCGGCGGTGCAGCTGCGGGTCTCGTTCGAAGGCTCGCTCTGAGGGGGAAGAGGAGAACACACAGCGCTAGTAGCAGCAGTAAACAGCAAACATCGAGCAAGGATAACCAGTGGTGATGAACACAACGAGATTCAGCAGACGGCGTGGTGTAGGATTGATTAGCTGCAGTTTACAGGATCGACAATTTTTTTTTGCTTTCTTCTACATTGCTACCCCCAAATCTTTCGTGCCTGTATATGCCCGCATGGTAATATGCAAAGAATAACGTTTCGACCACCAACCAAACCACCATTGTACATGTAGTTGACGATGACGACGAGATCAGAAAAGGAGAAGTGGGGAAAATGATTCTTTCACTCTGCCTGCTTGCTTGCCCTGTTGGCAGTCCCATTCAGTCACGCTTTTTTTCCCTCCATCCTGCTGCATTACACAGTCCCGGCCTGGTATGGATAGGATAGGAGCCTGATCCGGCTCTGGTGCTCCTTATCCACCCCTATCCCCTCTTGACGGCAACAGGAACCTGGCCGCCAGCCATGTCAAAAACGAAGGGAGGCCAGGCTGTAGCTTGCAGTTCATATCACAAGGACATGTTTATCGCTAGCGAGCTTTCCGCACGCCTGAGCCTGAGGCAGACGTTTCCTAGGACTGGGGGAAGGATTATGTAACAAGGCACCTAGGGTTTTTACTGGTCCGGTTGCTGCCATGATTGAGGCCgtcttttctttcctctcgttgcCAGCCACACCCCAGGCCCGGGCAACAGCTTCGAG is a genomic window of Zea mays cultivar B73 chromosome 5, Zm-B73-REFERENCE-NAM-5.0, whole genome shotgun sequence containing:
- the LOC100281927 gene encoding Probable alpha,alpha-trehalose-phosphate synthase [UDP-forming] 11, encoding MPSISCHNLLDLAAADDVPLPSPTPLRLPRVMSVASPASPTSPPAPAPPRRVIVSHRLPLRASPDPAAPFGFAFSVDAGTVAYQLRSGLPANAPVLHIGTLPAAAAEAASDELSDYLLANFSCLPVYLPTDLHHRFYHGFCKHYLWPLLHYLLPLTPSSLGGLPFQRTLYHSFLSANRAFADRLTEVLCPDEDLVWIHDYHLLALPTFLRKRFPRAKVGFFLHSPFPSSEIFRTIPVRDDLVRALLNADLVGFHTFDYARHFLTACSRLLGLDYQSKRGYIGIEYYGRTVTVKILPVGIDMGQLRSVVSAPETEDAVRRVTEAYKGRRLMVGVDDVDLFKGIGLKFLAMEQLLVEHRELRGHAVLVQIANPARSEGRDVQGVQDEARAISARVNARFGTPGYTPIVLIDAPVTPQEKAAYYAAAECCVVSAVRDGLNRIPYIYTVCRQESTALGDDSPKRSVIVLSEFVGCSPSLSGAIRVNPWSVESVAEAMNAALRMPEAEQRLRHEKHYKYVSTHDVAYWARSFDSDLQRACKDHFSRRHWGIGFGMSFKVVALGPNFRRLSVEHIVPSYRRTDNRLILLDYDGTVMPENSIDRTPSSEVISVLNRLCEDPKNRVFIVSGRGKDELSRWFAPCEKLGIAAEHGYLTRWSRDAPWDTSGLAADFDWKKTAEPVMQLYTEATDGSYIEHKESAIVWHHHEADPDFGSCQAKELLDHLENVLANEPVVVKRGQHIVEVNPQGISKGVVVDSLLSSMVRTGKPPDFVLCIGDDRSDEDMFESIVCPASNSGVKLPASSEVFACTVGKKPSMARYYLDDTVDVVKMLDGLASAPSQQRSRPAVQLRVSFEGSL